One stretch of Toxoplasma gondii ME49 chromosome XI, whole genome shotgun sequence DNA includes these proteins:
- a CDS encoding hypothetical protein (encoded by transcript TGME49_311710~Signal peptide predicted by SignalP 2.0 HMM (probability 0.958) with cleavage site probability 0.347 at residue 26), which produces MAPKSIVFAVLVASGLSCCQPQQTAAADDIEKSLQRPEMLPFLPSLWKSEGLLFTDVLLQKLLLPFGLTSPYTNLFFTEAIRDIANELDFSDGEGRRLRGRQLQSFESPKDAIRSFTRSLHGALGGNVFDLAFADQLIDQLPSAFSEQLASVTEAFGSEILRVLADAENPASVIIQQLVAPFEGDGIPFLMGSEQLEEAADFPRLLQEVKKLEVAPTAGVNQVDAASAEVMKMIEAALGDFGTAPPDANVESERSVSVEENLAAREDVVNVAHEIGKRFGVAELYANLAGAFCDEFLIPAGLVKHVAALILEAKVALSEEDMNMWNPLSLLVGMIGSKDGDQAELHQLLALAAKLGSTLGAEKFYISLAKSFFCTFLVPFKLDRVVTELLLTRKDVLFKAAAVKALLLAKSSTKAFTTALLVPKALAALAVKRSDLLKLPTLMGGGLDSFDILKNPLLLGGVKLLYPEACLKILGYALQLGEKVGKGLLYMVVSKAVVHTILDPLGLTEIVAELIATKCGTAGGGGWPFSGPARTVTIIEGLPSAEVQNTDTKEKILDLARLAGEATGNEELYATLMSFFIDGVLEPLDLTNAVAESLSETAATISTAAADVSITDVIEDLVAAVYTS; this is translated from the exons ATGGCACCCAAGTCAATTGTATTTGCAGTTCTTGTGGCTTCCGGCCTCAGTTGCTGCCAGCCTCAACAGACTGCCGCGGCTGATGATATAGAGAAGTCCCTGCAACGTCCAGAGATGttgcctttccttccttctctgtggaAAAGTGAGGGGCTGCTTTTCACCGACGTTCTCCTCCAAAAGCTGTTACTGCCATTCGGTCTTACTTCTCCCTACACGAATTTATTTTTTACCGAGGCAATCCGAGATATTGCCAACGAGCTAGACTTTTCAG ATGGGGAGGGCCGGCGACTCCGGGGGCGCCAACTGCAGTCATTCGAGTCACCTAAAGACGCCATCCGTTCCTTCACGAGAAGTTTGCACGGTGCACTTGGAGGCAACGTGTTCGATTTGGCATTTGCAGACCAGCTGATTGATCAACTGCCTTCTGCATTTTCTGAACAGTTAGCCAGCGTGACGGAGGCTTTCGGAAGTGAAATATTGCGGGTTCTCGCCGACGCGGAGAACCCCGCCTCAGTGATCATCCAGCAGCTAGTGGCTCCGTTCGAAGGCGATGGAATTCCGTTTCTGATGGGGTCCGAACAATTAGAGGAAGCTGCTGATTTTCCAAGGCTCCTGCAGGAGGTGAAGAAACTCGAGGTAGCGCCGACGGCAGGAGTTAATCAAGTGGATGCTGCATCTGCCGAAGTGATGAAGATGATCGAAGCAGCGCTTGGAGATTTCGGCACTGCACCTCCCGATGCCAATGTTGAATCTGAGCGCTCTGTATCCGTTGAGGAGAACCTTGCAGCTCGAGAAGATGTGGTGAACGTGGCTCACGAAATTGGTAAGCGATTCGGAGTTGCAGAGCTCTACGCGAATCTCGCGGGTGCTTTCTGCGACGAGTTCCTAATCCCTGCTGGCTTGGTGAAACACGTTGCAGCCTTGATTCTTGAGGCAAAGGTCGCTCTATCAGAAGAAGATATGAACATGTGGAACCCTCTCAGCCTTTTAGTTGGCATGATTGGTTCAAAGGATGGCGATCAAGCTGAACTGCACCAACTGCTGGCATTGGCGGCAAAACTTGGCAGCACACTGGGAGCAGAGAAGTTCTACATCAGTCTCGCGAAGTCGTTCTTCTGCACCTTCTTAGTTCCCTTCAAACTCGACAGGGTCGTCACAGAGTTGCTTCTGACGAGGAAAGACGTTCTCTTCAAGGCGGCTGCAGTGAAGGCTCTTCTCCTGGCCAAGAGTTCTACGAAGGCGTTCACCACTGCGCTCCTCGTTCCCAAGGCTCTGGCAGCGTTGGCGGTGAAACGTTCAGACTTGTTGAAACTTCCAACACTAATGGGAGGCGGGCTTGACAGCTTTGACATTCTGAAAaatcctctccttctcggaGGTGTCAAGCTGCTGTATCCTGAGGCATGCCTGAAAATTTTGGGTTATGCACTTCAGCTTGGAGAAAAAGTTGGCAAGGGCCTCCTCTACATGGTCGTGAGTAAGGCGGTGGTTCACACCATCTTGGATCCTCTAGGGCTGACAGAGATTGTCGCGGAATTAATTGCAACAAAGTGTGGAACTGCTGGCGGAGGTGGCTGGCCATTCTCGGGGCCAGCGAGAACTGTGACAATCATCGAAGGGCTTCCGTCCGCGGAAGTCCAGAATACGGatacgaaagagaagatCCTCGATCTTGCTCGACTagcgggagaggcgacagggaATGAGGAACTGTATGCAACGCTAATGAGTTTCTTCATCGACGGTGTTCTGGAGCCTCTCGACCTCACGAACGCCGTCGCCGAGTCTCTTTCCGAGACTGCAGCAACGATCTCTACAGCAGCTGCAGATGTGAGCATCACGGACGTCATTGAAGATCTTGTGGCCGCTGTGTATACATCATAA